One window from the genome of Diabrotica virgifera virgifera chromosome 6, PGI_DIABVI_V3a encodes:
- the LOC114329178 gene encoding uncharacterized protein LOC114329178 codes for MLTKLIKLIATILGLIKYDYQEDNVKKGLVQCTKADRKIRNSMRFAKTIGEKQHLEAQMRQVKTLRKQLKAEQRKGTGLTPTKETSKHRVHWDDSLSAFTSRIRTGVISNLKHKDPSSFLVDCKAVFKRRIQNALKQNDAVKVNVAFGGEFEVASGDKILNEIKYFTTSNSPIYRDTNLDEWFEKKVVKPISRDLEEFQERDSGWALKAVVNLGVNINKFTPQLGSSYIELPPQITRKEACVNVKNDDEACFAWAVVSALYPANKDSQRVSKYPHYSDVLKLKSIQFPMTIKQIPNFEKQNNMSMNVYILKKEKKNYTTLPTFITKNKKDKHVNLLLVQDKYDEQGPIRYHYVWIKNLSRLLSHQLSKDKGTKYFCDSCLHYFITKKKLNVHQACCKERSDIICDRCLQPFSSSKQLEAHTKDCVRINTTAIKMPEESRKMLRFKNFRNKIKAPFVVYADLESALKRTGDPKKHQEHIPVAVEYFFRCSYDDTISFYSSYRGKDCMKWFADELNHLAENVSTVFMCPYDINMTSQQESDFHAATHCHICEQRFSLNDKKVRDHNHLTPEHNYRGPAHEGCNINYKDAHTIPVIFHNLSEYDAHFIINDIATHIKGSVDLLPITKEKYISFTKHIDDARIKFHFIDSFRFMASSLDKLSSYLTEYPNLRSQYTSLPEEHFHPLTKKGIMPYDYIDSYEKFTETSLPPIESFYNKLEDKPCPRRYYRRAKDVWSSFSCSTLGDYIDLYMKTDILLLADVFEQFRSSCLTTYNLDPAHYFTLPGFTWDAMLKYTKQELELLTDPDMFLLVERGIRGGLSQVCSKRRVHANNKYMESYDPSKPDSYLMYFDVNNQYGWAMSQFLPYGAFGWVDANIDVLSIPDDASEGYFLEVDLEYPQHVHDRHKDLPFCPQSLNPKTMLPPKRPREQTKLMATLHDKERYVIHYRTLKQALAHGLILKKIHRVLKFKQSTWLKSYIDLNTNLRKAAKNEFEKNLFKLMNNAVFGKTMENVRKRVDIKLISEWKGRYGAEARISSPLFKNATIFNENLVAVEMHREEIWLDKPIYVGMSILDLAKTTIYDFHYGYLDRRFGENFTTCYTDTDSVIVEIREKDPYEAMKTDCHQHFDTSDYPKDNSYGIPQVNKKVLGMMKDENNGCIMTDYIGLRSKLYTTKVAITDDDIKKLRGS; via the coding sequence ATGTTGACAAAACTTATTAAGCTTATTGCAACCATCTTAGGCTTAATTAAATATGATTATCAGGAAGATAATGTTAAAAAAGGGTTGGTACAGTGTACTAAAGCAGATAGAAAAATACGAAATTCAATGAGGTTTGCAAAGACGATTGGTGAAAAGCAGCACCTCGAAGCCCAGATGCGGCAGGTGAAAACATTAAGAAAACAACTAAAAGCCGAACAAAGGAAGGGGACAGGACTGACACCAACAAAAGAGACTTCAAAGCATAGGGTACACTGGGATGACTCTTTATCAGCATTCACCTCAAGAATTCGGACTGGAGTTATCTCAAACCTTAAACACAAGGACCCGAGTAGTTTCCTGGTAGATTGCAAAGCTGTATTCAAGCGACGAATTCAGAACGCTCTTAAGCAAAATGATGCAGTAAAGGTGAATGTGGCATTTGGTGGGGAATTTGAAGTGGCCAGCGGAGATAAGATCCTAAATGAAATCAAGTATTTCACTACTTCAAACTCGCCCATCTATAGAGATACAAATCTTGATGAATGGTTCGAGAAAAAAGTAGTGAAGCCCATTTCCAGAGACTTGGAAGAATTCCAAGAACGCGATTCTGGATGGGCTCTAAAGGCAGTTGTTAACCTAGGCGTCAACATTAACAAATTTACACCGCAACTTGGCTCCTCGTACATTGAACTTCCTCCACAGATTACGAGAAAAGAAGCATGCGTAAATGTCAAAAATGATGATGAGGCATGCTTTGCGTGGGCTGTAGTTAGTGCTTTATATCCTGCTAACAAAGATTCTCAAAGAGTATCCAAATATCCACACTATTCTGATGTAttgaaattaaaaagcattcAGTTTCCAATGACTATAAAACAAATTCCTAATTTTGAAAAGCAGAATAATATGTCGATGAATGTATACATTTtaaaaaaggagaagaagaactATACGACCCTCCCAACCTTCATAACAAAGAACAAGAAGGATAAACACGTGAATCTTCTTCTTGTGCAAGATAAATATGACGAGCAAGGTCCGATTAGATATCATTACGTTTGGATAAAAAATCTATCCCGCCTCCTTTCCCACCAATTAAGTAAAGATAAGGGAACAAAGTATTTCTGCGATAGttgtttacattattttattactaagaaAAAGCTAAATGTTCATCAGGCATGTTGTAAAGAGCGATCAGATATTATCTGTGATAGGTGTTTACAGCCATTTTCATCGTCAAAACAGCTTGAAGCCCACACCAAAGACTGCGTAAGAATTAACACAACAGCCATCAAAATGCCAGAAGAAAGTCGTAAAATGCTCAGATTTAAGAATTTCAGGAATAAGATTAAAGCCCCCTTCGTCGTATACGCAGATCTCGAAAGTGCTTTAAAACGTACAGGAGATCCTAAGAAACATCAGGAACACATTCCTGTAGCAGTTGAGTATTTCTTCAGATGTTCATATGATGATACCATCTCTTTTTATAGCTCATATCGAGGAAAGGATTGTATGAAATGGTTCGCAGATGAACTTAATCATCTTGCTGAGAATGTGTCTACAGTGTTTATGTGCCCCTATGATATAAATATGACATCTCAGCAAGAGAGTGATTTTCATGCAGCCACTCATTGCCATATCTGCGAGCAGCGCTTCTCCCTCAATGATAAGAAAGTGCGTGACCACAATCACCTCACTCCAGAACATAACTACAGAGGTCCTGCACATGAAGGGTGTAACATTAATTACAAAGATGCTCACACTATCCCAGTGATATTTCATAACCTTAGCGAATATGACGCCCACTTCATTATTAACGATATTGCTACTCACATCAAAGGCTCCGTAGATCTTCTTCCTATCACCAAGGAAAAATATATCTCTTTTACGAAACACATTGATGATGCTCGAATTAAATTCCATTTTATCGATAGTTTTCGATTCATGGCTTCTTCTCTCGATAAGCTCTCTTCATATTTGACCGAATATCCTAACCTCCGCTCCCAATATACTTCGCTTCCTGAGGAGCATTTCCATCCTCTAACTAAGAAAGGTATTATGCCATATGATTATATTGATTCTTATGAAAAATTTACTGAAACGTCTCTACCTCCTATCGagtctttttataataaacttgAGGATAAACCATGTCCTCGTCGGTATTATCGTAGAGCCAAAGATGTCTGGTCTTCATTCTCCTGTTCCACTCTCGGGGATTATATCGATTTATACATGAAAAcggacattcttcttcttgcagaCGTCTTTGAGCAATTTCGATCCAGTTGTCTCACAACATATAATCTTGACCCAGCTCATTACTTTACTCTTCCCGGCTTCACGTGGGATGCCATGCTTAAATATACAAAACAGGAACTGGAGCTTTTAACAGATCCAGATATGTTTTTGTTAGTGGAGCGTGGTATTCGTGGTGGTTTGAGTCAAGTATGCTCGAAACGCCGCGTTCACGCTAATAACAAGTATATGGAATCTTACGATCCATCGAAGCCCGACTCATATCTGATGTATTTTGATGTAAATAATCAATATGGCTGGGCGATGTCGCAATTCCTTCCGTATGGTGCTTTCGGATGGGTCGATGCTAATATTGATGTCCTGTCCATACCTGACGATGCTTCTGAAGGATACTTTCTCGAGGTTGATCTGGAGTACCCCCAACATGTCCACGATCGTCATAAAGATCTTCCGTTTTGCCCCCAATCATTGAACCCTAAAACTATGCTTCCTCCTAAACGACCACGAGAGCAAACCAAATTGATGGCTACCCTTCATGATAAAGAAAGATACGTAATCCATTACAGGACTTTGAAGCAAGCACTAGCACACGGATTAATACTAAAAAAGATTCACCGCGTCCTGAAATTTAAGCAGTCTACTTGGCTAAAGTCATACATCGACTTGAATACAAATCTCCGGAAGGCAGCGAAAAatgaatttgagaaaaatctctTCAAGCTTATGAACAACGCTGTGTTCGGCAAGACTATGGAGAATGTGCGCAAGCGCgttgatattaaattaattagTGAATGGAAGGGTCGTTACGGAGCTGAAGCTAGAATAAGTAGTCCCCTGTTTAAGAATGCTACTATTTTTAATGAAAACTTGGTAGCTGTTGAGATGCACAGAGAGGAAATATGGTTAGATAAACCAATATATGTGGGCATGAGTATACTGGATTTGGCTAAAACTACGATATACGATTTTCACTATGGTTATTTAGATAGAAGGTTTGGTGAGAACTTTACGACCTGCTATACAGATACCGATAGTGTGATCGTGGAGATACGGGAAAAAGATCCCTATGAGGCTATGAAAACAGACTGTCATCAACACTTTGACACGTCTGACTATCCTAAAGACAATAGTTATGGCATTCCTCAGGTTAACAAGAAGGTGTTGGGTATGATGAAGGATGAGAATAATGGCTGCATTATGACTGACTACATAGGGCTCCGATCTAAATTATATACAACAAAAGTAGCTATCACAGATGATGACATCAAAAAACTGAGGGGAAGCTGA